A single region of the Gossypium arboreum isolate Shixiya-1 chromosome 12, ASM2569848v2, whole genome shotgun sequence genome encodes:
- the LOC128285490 gene encoding uncharacterized protein LOC128285490 → MASSGFSPTAPPVFNGEGFYIWQVKMRTYLHAFDLWEVVNTDAEPAPLRANPTVAQIRQHADERTKRHKAMSCIQNCVSDVIFTRIMACETLKQAWDKLKEEFQGTERTRQQQLLNLRRDFENLKMKEEETVKQYSDRIMAVVNSIRLLGEQFNEARIMEKVLSTLPERYEAKISSSEDSRDLETISLTELINALYAQEQRKASRMEGHQEGAFQAKAKAASSTSNL, encoded by the coding sequence ATGGCTTCATCAGGCTTTTCTCCTACTGCACCACCAGTCTTTAATGGTGAAGGGTTCTACATATGGCAGGTTAAGATGAGGACTTACCTGCACGCCTTCGATCTGTGGGAAGTTGTCAACACAGATGCTGAGCCAGCTCCACTCAGAGCCAACCCAACAGTGGCTCAAATCAGACAACATGCAGATGAGAGGACCAAAAGGCACAAGGCCATGTCATGCATTCAAAACTGTGTTTCTGATGTTATCTTCACTAGAATTATGGCTTGTGAGACTCTCAAGCAGGCTTGGGACAAACTCAAGGAGGAATTCCAAGGCACTGAAAGAACTAGGCAGCAGCAGTTACTAAACTTGAGAAGAGACTTTGAAAATCTCAAAATGAAGGAAGAAGAGACAGTGAAGCAGTACTCAGATAGGATAATGGCTGTGGTCAACAGCATAAGATTGCTAGGAGAACAGTTCAATGAGGCAAGAATTATGGAGAAGGTGCTCTCAACATTGCCTGAAAGATATGAGGCAAAGATCTCATCCTCGGAGGATTCGAGAGACCTGGAAACAATCTCCCTAACTGAGCTCATTAATGCCCTCTATGCTCAGGAACAAAGGAAAGCCAGTAGAATGGAGGGGCACCAGGAGGGTGCTTTCCAAGCTAAGGCCAAAGCAGCCTCGAGCACCTCAAATTTATAA
- the LOC108460506 gene encoding IAA-alanine resistance protein 1 has translation MVFEKTPIFFMVVLVLVSLDLCFGSELGMSPAHGDHGHHHHCDHGHGHDHHHHHRHVEEEEKKKMMLPEELAEEEDMKLYGFGPYLDDHDHDHDHDHHHQDLSSLGLWLRALGCSLLVSLASLVCLIILPVIFIQGKPSKAVVDSLALFGAGAMLGDAFLHQLPHSFGGAHSHSHDDHGDHAHHTHTGHDNTHAHSLRDLSVGLSVLAGIVLFLIVEKLVRYVEENSGGASGWSHGHHHHHHKSNKNLKKKDEDAAHRNSLQPVGDTPDNSLNADNATQPEIRKRKSSAGTNDGKSDTGFADGSANSVKTSALKETSHSPSNLVFGYLNLFSDGVHNFTDGMALGSAFLLHGSVGGWSRTLFLLAHELPQEVGDFGILVRSGFSVSKALFFNFLSALVALAGTAMALLWGQDPGQSSLIEGFTAGGFIYIAVAGVLAEMNNNGKTTLKNTAVQLLSLASGMAVALCISLVE, from the exons ATGGTGTTCGAGAAAACACCGATCTTTTTTATGGTGGTTTTGGTTTTGGTGAGTTTGGATCTGTGTTTCGGGAGTGAGCTCGGTATGTCGCCGGCGCATGGTGACCATGGGCATCATCATCATTGTGATCATGGACATGGGCATGACCACCATCATCACCACCGCCATGTGGaggaggaggagaagaagaagatgatgttGCCGGAGGAGTTGGCTGAGGAGGAAGATATGAAATTGTACGGATTTGGGCCCTATCTAGACGATCACGATCACGATCACGATCACGATCATCATCATCAAGACCTCTCCAGTTTAG GCCTTTGGTTACGCGCACTGGGCTGTTCGCTCTTAGTAAGCTTGGCTTCTCTTGTTTGCCTGATTATTTTACCCGTGATATTTA TACAAGGAAAACCTTCCAAGGCAGTTGTTGATTCATTGGCTTTATTTGGG GCAGGAGCTATGTTGGGAGATGCTTTTCTGCACCAGTTGCCGCAttcttttg GCGGTGCACACTCCCACTCACATGATGACCACGGGGATCATGCACATCATACTCATACTGGGCATGATAATACGCATGCACACTCTTTAAGGGATCTTTCTGTGGGCTTGTCTGTTCTTG CGGGGATAGTACTATTTCTTATTGTCGAAAAGTTGGTCAGATATGTTGAAGAAAACTCTGGAGGGGCTAGTGGATGGAGCCATGGTCATCACCACCATCATCACAAAAGCAataaaaatttgaagaaaaaggATGAAGATGCTGCTCACAGAAACAGTTTGCAACCGGTAGGTGATACACCAGACAACTCTTTGAATGCAGATAATGCAACTCAGCCTGAAATCCGTAAG AGAAAGAGTTCTGCTGGTACCAATGATGGTAAATCAGATACCGGTTTTGCAGATGGCTCTGCAAATAGTGTTAAAACCTCGGCACTAAAGGAAACTTCTCATTCACCATCGAACTTGGTGTTTGGCTATCTTAATCTCTTCTCTGATGGTGTT CACAATTTTACTGATGGGATGGCTTTGGGAAGTGCATTTTTGCTTCATGGATCTGTTGGTGGCTGGTCCAGAACTTTATTTTTGCTTGCACACGAGCTTCCCCAAGAG GTTGGTGACTTCGGTATACTGGTAAGATCTGGGTTCAGTGTTTCCAAAGCCCTGTTCTTCAACTTCCTTTCAGCACTGGTGGCTCTAGCAGGAACTGCAATG gcTTTGCTTTGGGGACAAGATCCTGGACAGTCATCTTTGATTGAG GGGTTTACAGCTGGTGGATTTATATACATTGCTGTTGCTGGAGTGCTTGCAGAAATGAATAACAATGGCAAAACAACATTGAAAAATACTGCAGTGCAGTTACTCTCACTAGCATCTGGCATGGCTGTTGCCCTTTGTATTTCACTTGTAGAATAA